The following are from one region of the Geoalkalibacter subterraneus genome:
- the coaD gene encoding pantetheine-phosphate adenylyltransferase yields the protein MKKRIAVYPGSFDPVTYGHLDIIRRGLEVFDELVIAVARNSEKKGLFSIPERIELLERLVDNKRVRIETFDGLLVDFVLSHGSRVILRGLRAVSDFEYEFMLAQTNRAMHDEVETMFMMTSVPYVYLSSTVVKEIATLGGPVETFVPPAVQDALKKKLSQN from the coding sequence ATGAAGAAGCGGATCGCGGTCTATCCTGGATCCTTTGACCCCGTCACCTATGGGCATCTTGATATTATTCGGCGAGGGCTCGAGGTTTTCGACGAACTGGTGATTGCGGTGGCGCGCAATTCAGAGAAAAAAGGGCTTTTTTCGATACCTGAAAGGATCGAACTTCTGGAGCGCCTGGTCGATAACAAACGTGTGCGCATCGAAACTTTCGACGGCCTGCTTGTCGACTTTGTTCTTTCTCACGGCTCCCGGGTTATACTGCGCGGACTTCGGGCGGTATCCGATTTTGAATATGAATTTATGCTGGCGCAAACCAACCGCGCCATGCATGATGAAGTGGAAACCATGTTCATGATGACCTCGGTGCCCTATGTTTATCTCAGCTCCACCGTTGTCAAGGAAATCGCCACGCTGGGCGGACCGGTTGAGACATTCGTGCCCCCGGCGGTTCAGGATGCTTTGAAAAAGAAACTCTCGCAGAATTGA
- the rsmD gene encoding 16S rRNA (guanine(966)-N(2))-methyltransferase RsmD gives MRIISGSARGTRLSTFSGLNIRPTPDRVREAVFSILFSRTGVFTGKKVLDLYAGSGAMALEALSRGAATATLVERDPKAVRLIEANARTCRVSDSVQIMRADVDSALRKMSVNDPFDLIFLDPPYDRGLATSALELIDQQGLLAQNGIVCAECDRKEDIPQQIGTLSLIDSRRYGLTAVHFFVHTEQGEN, from the coding sequence TTGCGCATCATTAGCGGCTCGGCACGCGGCACCAGATTATCCACTTTTTCCGGGCTCAATATCCGCCCTACCCCCGACCGGGTTCGCGAGGCCGTTTTCAGTATCCTTTTCAGCCGCACGGGGGTGTTCACAGGCAAAAAAGTTCTCGATCTCTACGCCGGATCAGGCGCGATGGCGCTTGAGGCCTTAAGTCGCGGAGCCGCCACGGCAACCCTGGTGGAGCGCGACCCGAAGGCGGTACGTTTGATCGAGGCCAATGCCCGAACCTGCCGTGTGAGCGACTCCGTTCAAATTATGCGTGCCGATGTGGACAGCGCACTGCGGAAGATGAGCGTAAACGACCCCTTCGACCTGATTTTCCTGGACCCTCCCTATGACCGGGGCCTGGCTACCTCTGCACTGGAACTGATCGATCAACAGGGCCTCTTGGCCCAAAACGGCATTGTCTGCGCCGAATGCGACCGCAAGGAAGATATTCCTCAGCAGATCGGCACATTGAGCTTGATCGATTCCAGACGATATGGATTGACGGCTGTGCATTTTTTCGTTCACACTGAACAGGGAGAGAACTAA
- a CDS encoding SoxR reducing system RseC family protein translates to MMEETGKVVEIKSGEIAVVACEKNSFCKSCVASGNCLPSEGNKMRRVEAFNPLGARVGDEVIVATSTRNFLRSSFLLYIFPLIALVVGAIVGQQIGESAGLGIDSDLLSALFALAFMVASLLWIKMRSGSIAPENVMPIIHRIVSSANSESSQQHGN, encoded by the coding sequence ATGATGGAAGAAACCGGGAAAGTCGTAGAAATCAAAAGTGGTGAAATCGCTGTCGTTGCCTGCGAAAAAAACAGCTTCTGCAAAAGCTGTGTCGCCTCCGGCAATTGCCTACCCTCCGAAGGCAATAAAATGCGACGGGTCGAGGCATTCAATCCCCTTGGCGCGCGTGTGGGGGATGAGGTCATTGTCGCCACCAGCACGCGTAATTTTCTGCGCAGCTCCTTTCTGCTCTATATCTTTCCTCTGATTGCCCTGGTTGTGGGGGCGATTGTCGGGCAGCAGATCGGCGAATCTGCCGGCCTCGGGATTGACTCCGATCTGCTTTCTGCTCTATTTGCGCTGGCATTTATGGTTGCGTCCCTTTTATGGATCAAGATGCGGTCCGGCTCCATTGCCCCTGAAAATGTCATGCCGATCATCCATCGTATTGTTTCATCCGCGAATTCAGAATCGAGTCAACAGCATGGGAATTAA